The Urbifossiella limnaea genome has a window encoding:
- the fdhF gene encoding formate dehydrogenase subunit alpha — MPTLTIDGRPVEARDGETILDAARGARITIPTLCHHRDLSPDGSCRLCVVEVEGVHGHPAACTTPARGGMVVRTETPELAESRRFVLDMLLANYHDAEYGTGERAETEFEHWVRHYGARPPADTPPPRYPVDADPNPFLRVDLNKCVRCTRCVRACADVQGRFVWGMGYRGDDVRPVAGLDTTLLDARCESCGACAAYCPTGALDDRMSVGRGRPDRVVTTTCPFCGVGCNFDLHVKDDRVVRVASNPAAPVNGMSLCVKGRYGFDFVHHPDRLTRPRVRRYLLAGVEKRSATLAEREWVETDWDTALNLVAAKLVAVRRAAGPDAVGFIGSALCTNEENYLVQKLARQVIGTHNVENCARLCHAPTVAGLSMAFGSGAMSNSMDDVAEQAQAFLVIGENVTECHPVFGTRLRQAVLRRGVPLVVADPRTTDITEFAAVHLRHRPGTDVALLNGLMHVVLEHGWHDRRYIEERCEGFEEFRAAVERYTPEAVGVLTGVPAADLRRAAELLARNRPMAAVWGVGVTQHTTGVLNVLALANLQMLLGNMGVPGGGANALRGQNSVQGACDMGALFNLFPGYQPVTSPAALAKFDAAWALDPPAPRAGGTPSLGLSDRPGRTLTEIVDAFGPGDLRALFVMGENLALTNPDLNHTRGCLAAGEFLVLQEIFPTATAEFADVLLPGAAFAEKAGTFTNTERRVQLIRPAVPPPGEARPDWAVLADLARRTLAADGRAPVGPHAGWAYRDPAQIMDEVAAVAPLFAGISHARLERGDRLQWPVPSPDHPGTPILHVGGFARGKGKFHAVEHAPAAELPDAEFPFVLTTGRVLQHYGSEMTRRAEALTAACPEPVVEVSPDDAARLGLTDGSAVRLRSRRGAVVSRAAVTDRVAPGCVFGNFHFPAAGNVNNVTTGVLDPTSKTPEFKACAVAVEPVTTNGDG; from the coding sequence ATGCCGACGCTGACCATCGACGGCCGACCGGTGGAGGCGCGCGACGGGGAGACCATCCTGGACGCGGCCCGCGGGGCGCGGATCACCATCCCGACGCTCTGCCACCACCGCGACCTGTCCCCCGACGGGTCGTGCCGCCTCTGCGTCGTGGAGGTCGAGGGCGTCCACGGCCACCCGGCCGCCTGCACCACGCCGGCCCGCGGCGGCATGGTGGTGCGCACCGAGACGCCGGAACTGGCCGAGTCGCGGCGGTTCGTGCTGGACATGCTCCTCGCCAACTACCACGACGCCGAGTACGGCACGGGCGAGCGCGCGGAGACGGAGTTCGAGCACTGGGTCCGGCACTACGGGGCCCGGCCGCCCGCCGACACGCCGCCGCCGCGGTACCCCGTCGACGCCGACCCGAACCCGTTCCTGCGGGTGGACCTGAACAAGTGCGTCCGCTGCACCCGGTGCGTCCGGGCCTGCGCCGACGTGCAGGGGCGGTTCGTGTGGGGCATGGGCTACCGCGGCGACGACGTGCGCCCCGTGGCCGGGCTCGACACCACCCTCCTCGACGCCCGCTGCGAGTCGTGCGGGGCGTGCGCCGCCTACTGCCCGACCGGCGCCCTCGACGACCGCATGTCCGTCGGCCGCGGCCGGCCGGACCGGGTCGTCACCACGACGTGCCCGTTCTGCGGCGTCGGGTGCAACTTCGACCTGCACGTGAAGGACGACCGCGTCGTCCGGGTCGCGTCCAACCCGGCGGCGCCGGTGAACGGGATGAGCCTGTGCGTGAAGGGGCGCTACGGGTTCGACTTCGTCCACCACCCGGACCGCCTGACCCGCCCCCGCGTCCGCCGCTACCTCTTGGCCGGCGTCGAGAAGCGTTCCGCCACTCTCGCGGAGCGCGAGTGGGTCGAGACGGACTGGGACACGGCGCTGAACCTCGTCGCGGCGAAACTCGTGGCGGTGAGGCGTGCGGCGGGGCCGGACGCGGTCGGCTTCATCGGCTCGGCCCTGTGTACGAACGAGGAGAACTACCTCGTCCAGAAGCTGGCGCGGCAGGTGATCGGCACGCACAACGTCGAGAACTGCGCCCGCCTCTGCCACGCCCCGACCGTCGCCGGGCTGTCGATGGCCTTCGGCTCCGGGGCGATGAGCAACTCGATGGACGACGTGGCGGAACAGGCCCAGGCCTTCCTCGTGATCGGCGAGAACGTTACCGAGTGCCACCCGGTGTTCGGCACCCGCCTCCGCCAGGCCGTGCTCCGCCGCGGGGTGCCGCTCGTCGTCGCCGACCCGCGCACGACCGACATCACCGAGTTCGCCGCCGTCCACCTCCGGCACCGGCCCGGGACCGACGTGGCCCTGCTGAACGGGCTCATGCACGTCGTCCTCGAACACGGCTGGCACGACCGCCGCTACATCGAGGAGCGCTGCGAGGGGTTCGAGGAGTTCCGGGCCGCCGTCGAGCGGTACACCCCCGAGGCGGTGGGGGTGCTCACCGGCGTCCCGGCGGCGGACCTGCGCCGGGCCGCGGAACTGCTGGCGCGGAACCGGCCGATGGCGGCCGTGTGGGGCGTGGGGGTCACCCAGCACACGACCGGCGTGTTGAACGTCCTCGCGCTGGCGAACCTGCAAATGCTGCTGGGGAACATGGGCGTGCCCGGCGGCGGGGCGAACGCGCTCCGCGGCCAGAACAGCGTGCAAGGTGCCTGCGACATGGGGGCGCTGTTCAACCTGTTCCCGGGCTACCAGCCGGTGACGAGCCCAGCCGCGCTCGCCAAATTCGACGCGGCGTGGGCGCTCGACCCGCCGGCACCCCGCGCGGGCGGAACGCCGTCCCTCGGCCTGTCGGACCGGCCGGGGCGGACGCTGACGGAGATCGTGGACGCCTTCGGCCCCGGCGACCTGCGCGCCCTCTTCGTGATGGGCGAGAACCTGGCGCTCACGAACCCGGACCTGAACCACACCCGCGGGTGCCTGGCGGCGGGCGAGTTCCTCGTGCTCCAGGAAATCTTCCCGACGGCGACCGCCGAGTTCGCCGACGTGCTGCTCCCCGGGGCGGCGTTCGCGGAGAAGGCGGGGACGTTCACGAACACCGAGCGGCGGGTGCAGCTGATCCGCCCCGCCGTGCCGCCGCCGGGCGAGGCGAGGCCGGACTGGGCGGTGCTGGCGGACCTGGCGCGGCGGACGCTCGCGGCCGACGGCCGCGCCCCGGTCGGGCCGCACGCCGGCTGGGCGTACCGCGACCCGGCTCAGATCATGGACGAGGTCGCGGCCGTCGCGCCGCTGTTTGCCGGGATCAGCCACGCCCGGCTGGAACGGGGCGACCGCCTCCAGTGGCCGGTGCCGTCGCCCGACCACCCGGGGACGCCGATCCTGCACGTCGGCGGCTTCGCCCGCGGGAAGGGGAAGTTCCACGCGGTCGAGCACGCCCCCGCGGCGGAACTGCCGGACGCCGAGTTCCCGTTCGTGCTCACCACCGGCCGCGTGCTCCAGCACTACGGCAGCGAAATGACCCGCCGTGCGGAGGCGCTGACGGCCGCGTGCCCGGAGCCGGTCGTCGAGGTGAGCCCGGACGACGCGGCGCGGCTCGGGCTGACCGACGGGTCGGCCGTCCGCCTCCGCTCCCGGCGCGGCGCGGTCGTGTCCCGGGCGGCGGTCACCGACCGGGTGGCGCCGGGGTGCGTGTTCGGGAACTTCCACTTCCCCGCCGCGGGGAACGTGAACAACGTCACGACCGGGGTTCTCGACCCGACCTCGAAGACGCCCGAGTTCAAGGCCTGCGCGGTCGCGGTGGAACCGGTCACGACGAACGGCGACGGGTGA
- a CDS encoding GNAT family N-acetyltransferase translates to MPGTVRPRFLPPPYQDAAESGRLVLRDGTTAHVRLARPDDGPALDTFFRHLSAESRYRRFLSVAPPGPDLIGRLSDGDDPRTALTLVVTRVQDGATRVVATGSYLARGPGEAEVALTVGDALRGHGLGTLLLERLALLAARNGFTRFWAVTSGDNRPMLDVFRASGFEVRERPGRGEVEVELGVVPTAASVGRLEARDRVATVASLRPFFRPTAVAVVGASRDPAAVGRRVFDELLAAGFGGPVCPVNPRATEVGGVRAYPSVRDLPGPVELAVIAVPAAAVRGVVDDCAARGVRALVVLSAGFADAGPDGAARQRALVEQARGYGMRVVGPNCLGVLNADPAVRLNASFSPVFPPPGRVAML, encoded by the coding sequence ATGCCCGGTACAGTCCGTCCACGCTTCCTGCCGCCCCCGTACCAGGACGCGGCCGAGTCCGGGCGGCTGGTCCTCCGCGACGGCACGACGGCCCACGTCCGCCTCGCCCGGCCGGACGACGGCCCCGCGCTCGACACCTTCTTCCGCCACCTCTCCGCGGAGTCCCGGTACCGGCGGTTCTTGTCGGTCGCACCGCCGGGGCCGGACCTGATCGGCCGCCTGTCCGACGGCGACGACCCCCGGACCGCGCTCACCCTGGTCGTGACCCGGGTGCAGGACGGCGCGACGCGGGTCGTCGCGACGGGCTCGTACCTGGCGCGCGGTCCGGGGGAGGCGGAGGTCGCCCTCACCGTGGGAGACGCCCTGCGGGGACACGGGCTCGGGACGCTGCTGCTGGAGCGGCTGGCCCTCCTGGCCGCGCGGAACGGGTTCACCCGCTTCTGGGCCGTCACGTCGGGCGACAACCGGCCCATGCTCGACGTGTTCCGCGCGTCCGGGTTCGAGGTGCGGGAGCGGCCGGGGCGCGGCGAGGTCGAGGTGGAGTTGGGTGTCGTCCCCACCGCGGCGAGCGTCGGGCGGCTGGAGGCGCGCGACCGGGTGGCCACGGTCGCCTCGCTGCGGCCGTTCTTCCGCCCGACCGCCGTCGCCGTGGTCGGCGCGTCGCGCGACCCGGCGGCCGTCGGCCGGCGCGTCTTCGACGAGCTACTCGCGGCCGGGTTCGGCGGGCCGGTCTGCCCGGTGAACCCGCGGGCGACCGAGGTCGGCGGCGTCCGGGCGTACCCGTCGGTGCGCGACCTGCCCGGCCCGGTCGAGCTGGCCGTGATCGCCGTGCCGGCCGCCGCCGTCCGGGGTGTCGTGGACGACTGCGCCGCCCGCGGGGTGCGGGCTCTGGTCGTCCTCTCGGCGGGGTTCGCCGACGCCGGCCCGGACGGCGCCGCCCGCCAGCGGGCGCTGGTCGAGCAGGCCCGCGGGTACGGGATGCGGGTGGTCGGGCCGAACTGCCTGGGCGTCCTCAACGCCGACCCGGCGGTGCGCCTGAACGCCTCCTTCTCGCCGGTGTTTCCGCCGCCCGGGCGGGTCGCCATGTTGTAG
- a CDS encoding NADH-ubiquinone oxidoreductase-F iron-sulfur binding region domain-containing protein, with product MRDGTRLKGVLAGGAAGTVVPPALLDVPLDFDSARHGVALGSGGMFAFDDSLPVPTLLTWLLRFFEAESCGKCTPCREGTREARAAADRLGAAATPDDAARLLWLTRQMNLTSLCGLGQSVALPVESALRHFGDEFAAGRSEGS from the coding sequence GTGCGGGACGGCACCCGACTGAAGGGCGTGCTCGCCGGCGGCGCCGCCGGCACCGTCGTCCCGCCGGCGCTGCTCGACGTGCCGCTCGACTTCGACTCGGCCCGCCACGGCGTCGCGCTCGGGTCCGGCGGTATGTTCGCGTTCGACGACTCGCTCCCGGTGCCGACGCTGCTGACGTGGCTCCTGCGGTTCTTCGAGGCCGAGTCGTGCGGGAAGTGTACGCCGTGCCGCGAGGGCACCCGCGAGGCCCGCGCCGCGGCGGACCGGCTCGGCGCGGCGGCCACGCCCGACGACGCGGCCCGGCTGCTGTGGCTGACCCGCCAGATGAACCTCACTTCGCTCTGTGGCCTGGGGCAGTCGGTGGCGCTGCCGGTCGAGAGCGCCCTGCGGCACTTCGGCGACGAGTTCGCCGCCGGCCGGTCGGAGGGGTCGTGA
- a CDS encoding NAD(P)H-dependent oxidoreductase subunit E, whose product MQPTPYRVTRTDPVVEAAVARHGASPLATLPVLRDIQGNTGRPLDRATLGAAADALGVSDAQVYGAVSFYSLLAVAPHAVRVCDGPVCMARGGAATHAAVQSAAAGGERAVERCSCLGLCDRAPAALVGLEPCGPVAAENAAAALAGPTGPMPDYSVPRPGEVRVAMERVGRIDPDSIDDALAAGAYQALAQALDGTPEQVLDAVDRAGLRGCGGAGFPAGRKWRMVAAAPGPRKCVVCSADESEPATFKDRVLMDADPHRLLEGMALAAYAVGADEGIVYVRGEYEWVARRLERAVAQAAARGWLGDDIGRRGFTFRVRVHRGAGAYVCGEETALLESLEGKRGEPRSRPPYPTTHGYLGRPTLVNNVETLCHVPAILAHGLERFRSVGTPHSPGTKVFCLTGCVNRPGVVEAPLGVTLRQLVE is encoded by the coding sequence ATGCAACCCACCCCGTACCGAGTGACGCGAACCGACCCCGTCGTCGAGGCGGCCGTGGCGCGGCACGGGGCGTCGCCGTTGGCGACGCTACCCGTCCTCCGCGATATCCAGGGCAACACGGGCCGGCCGTTGGACCGGGCCACCCTCGGGGCGGCGGCCGACGCCCTGGGGGTGAGCGACGCCCAGGTCTACGGCGCAGTCTCGTTCTACTCGCTACTCGCGGTCGCGCCGCACGCGGTTCGCGTCTGCGACGGCCCGGTCTGCATGGCGCGGGGCGGCGCGGCGACGCATGCGGCGGTGCAGTCGGCGGCGGCGGGCGGCGAGCGGGCCGTCGAGCGGTGCAGCTGCCTCGGGCTGTGCGACCGCGCGCCGGCCGCGCTCGTCGGACTCGAACCCTGCGGGCCGGTCGCGGCGGAGAACGCCGCGGCCGCGCTCGCCGGGCCGACCGGCCCGATGCCGGATTACTCGGTCCCGCGGCCCGGCGAGGTGCGGGTTGCGATGGAGCGTGTCGGCCGCATCGACCCCGACTCGATCGACGACGCGCTCGCGGCAGGGGCGTACCAGGCCCTCGCACAGGCACTCGACGGCACGCCGGAACAGGTGCTCGATGCCGTGGACCGGGCGGGGCTGCGCGGGTGCGGGGGGGCCGGCTTCCCCGCCGGCCGCAAGTGGCGGATGGTCGCCGCCGCGCCCGGCCCGCGGAAGTGTGTCGTGTGTAGCGCCGACGAGTCCGAGCCGGCCACGTTCAAGGACCGCGTCCTGATGGACGCCGACCCGCACCGGCTCCTCGAAGGGATGGCGCTCGCCGCCTACGCGGTCGGCGCCGACGAGGGTATCGTGTACGTCCGCGGCGAGTACGAGTGGGTCGCCCGGCGGCTCGAGCGCGCGGTCGCCCAGGCCGCCGCGCGCGGCTGGCTGGGGGACGACATCGGCCGCCGCGGGTTCACGTTCCGCGTGCGTGTCCACCGCGGCGCGGGGGCGTACGTGTGCGGCGAGGAGACGGCGCTGCTCGAATCCCTGGAGGGGAAGCGCGGCGAGCCGCGGTCGCGCCCGCCGTACCCGACCACCCACGGCTACCTCGGCCGGCCGACGCTGGTCAACAACGTCGAGACGCTGTGCCACGTCCCGGCGATTCTCGCGCACGGCCTGGAGCGGTTCCGGTCGGTCGGCACGCCGCACAGCCCGGGTACCAAGGTCTTCTGCCTCACCGGCTGCGTGAACCGACCGGGCGTGGTCGAGGCGCCGCTCGGGGTCACGCTCCGGCAACTCGTCGAGTAG
- a CDS encoding acetate--CoA ligase family protein produces the protein MLPDFDDLDCAAARDACRRALAAHGAGWLSADDTRTVLSAVRLPLVPGHVARTADEAAEAAARFGFPVAVKLASRQLVHKTDVGGVRLGLADAEAVRLPARAAPAAAAAAPRARRPPRPSAGRRTGTATAAA, from the coding sequence GTGCTCCCCGACTTCGACGACCTCGATTGCGCGGCCGCCCGCGACGCCTGCCGCCGCGCCCTGGCCGCCCACGGCGCGGGCTGGCTCTCGGCCGACGACACCCGGACCGTGCTGTCGGCGGTCCGGCTGCCGCTCGTGCCGGGCCACGTGGCGCGCACCGCCGACGAGGCGGCCGAGGCGGCGGCGCGGTTCGGGTTCCCGGTCGCGGTGAAGCTCGCCTCCCGGCAACTCGTTCACAAGACCGACGTCGGCGGCGTCCGGCTCGGTCTCGCCGACGCGGAGGCGGTGCGGCTCCCGGCGCGGGCGGCACCGGCTGCGGCTGCGGCAGCGCCCCGGGCTCGACGGCCACCTCGACCGTCGGCGGGGCGACGGACGGGAACAGCGACCGCGGCAGCGTGA
- a CDS encoding TraR/DksA family transcriptional regulator, with translation MQLTLTDQEARTLRDVLRDALSALPRASLSVCEHSRREALCERLLAELGPGAAAGPEAGAGCAEKVCRSGHGPSAADLATYRQRLTEAAARLGGQVTALEVEARQPTGTALGTAEEATALELLHAEEGTLAEVTAALDRIDRGAFGRCEACGKPVSKARLEALPHARYCIACARAAG, from the coding sequence GTGCAACTGACCCTGACCGATCAAGAGGCCCGTACCCTCCGCGACGTGCTCCGCGACGCCCTCTCCGCCCTGCCCCGGGCGAGCCTCAGCGTCTGCGAACACTCCCGCCGGGAAGCACTGTGCGAGCGGCTCCTGGCGGAACTCGGACCGGGCGCGGCGGCCGGCCCCGAGGCCGGTGCGGGGTGCGCGGAGAAGGTGTGCCGGTCGGGCCACGGGCCGAGCGCGGCCGACCTCGCGACGTACCGGCAGCGCCTGACGGAGGCCGCCGCCCGCCTGGGCGGTCAGGTCACGGCGCTGGAGGTCGAGGCCCGACAGCCGACCGGTACCGCCCTGGGGACGGCCGAGGAGGCCACCGCCCTCGAGTTGCTTCACGCCGAGGAGGGCACGCTCGCCGAGGTGACCGCTGCCCTCGACCGGATCGACCGCGGCGCCTTCGGACGGTGCGAGGCGTGCGGGAAGCCCGTGTCGAAGGCCCGGCTCGAGGCCCTCCCGCACGCCCGCTACTGCATCGCGTGCGCCCGGGCCGCCGGCTGA
- a CDS encoding FAD-dependent oxidoreductase, which translates to MKLVIVGGVAGGASAAARARRLSEDAEVVVFERGPDVSFANCGLPYYVGGEIATRDKLLVVTPDRLRERFRLDVRTRSSVEAIDRARKVVRVRDLATGREYEEGYDKLILAPGAAPVRPPLPGIDLPGVFTLRTLQDVDRIKARLDAGVARAVLLGGGFISLELAENLARRGVATTVVEKNDQPLTPFDPEMTTPVVAALAANGVTLRLGDTAEAVESAADGLCVRLKSGLSLPARLVVFGVGVRPENALAVGAGLAVGPRGGVRVNEHMQTSDPDVYAVGDAVEVTDFVTGEPAQVPLAGPANRQGRIAADHALGRPAARYRGTQGTAIVRVFDTVAAITGASEKVLRRAGRAYRKVYVHPAHHAGYYPGAEGMTLKLLFDPAGGKLLGAQAVGGAGVDKRIDVLAVAIQAGLTVFDLEEAELAYAPQFGSAKDPVNMAGFVAAGLLRGDHPQVDAEAALGGYFLLDVRTPAEFAAGHIPGAVNVPVDELRGRLAELPRDRPVAAYCQVGQRGYLATRVLLQAGFRAANVGGGFATYRLHHPGRESSH; encoded by the coding sequence ATGAAGCTGGTGATCGTCGGTGGCGTGGCCGGCGGGGCGTCCGCGGCCGCCCGCGCCCGCCGCCTGTCGGAAGACGCCGAGGTCGTGGTGTTCGAGCGCGGGCCGGACGTGTCGTTCGCCAACTGCGGCCTGCCGTACTACGTCGGCGGGGAGATCGCGACCCGCGACAAGCTCCTCGTCGTCACCCCGGACCGGCTCCGCGAGCGCTTCCGACTCGACGTGCGGACCCGCTCGTCGGTGGAGGCGATCGACCGGGCGCGGAAGGTGGTCCGGGTGCGCGACCTGGCGACCGGGCGGGAGTACGAGGAGGGGTACGACAAACTCATCCTGGCCCCCGGCGCGGCGCCGGTCCGCCCGCCGCTGCCGGGGATCGACCTGCCCGGCGTGTTCACCCTGCGCACCCTTCAGGACGTGGACCGGATCAAGGCCCGGCTCGACGCCGGGGTGGCGCGGGCGGTCCTCCTCGGTGGCGGGTTCATCAGCCTGGAACTGGCCGAGAACCTGGCCCGCCGCGGCGTCGCCACAACGGTGGTGGAGAAGAACGACCAGCCGCTCACGCCGTTCGACCCGGAGATGACCACGCCGGTCGTCGCGGCCCTCGCCGCGAACGGGGTGACCCTCCGGCTGGGCGATACGGCCGAGGCCGTCGAGTCGGCGGCTGACGGGCTGTGCGTCCGGTTGAAGTCGGGGCTGTCGCTCCCGGCCCGGCTGGTCGTATTCGGCGTCGGGGTGCGGCCGGAGAACGCGCTGGCGGTCGGGGCCGGGCTGGCGGTCGGGCCGCGGGGCGGCGTGCGGGTCAACGAGCACATGCAGACCTCCGACCCGGACGTCTACGCCGTCGGGGACGCGGTCGAGGTCACCGACTTCGTGACGGGCGAGCCGGCGCAGGTGCCGCTCGCCGGCCCGGCCAACCGCCAGGGGCGGATCGCCGCCGACCACGCCCTCGGGCGGCCCGCCGCCCGGTACCGGGGGACGCAGGGGACGGCCATCGTCCGCGTGTTCGACACGGTGGCGGCCATCACCGGGGCGTCGGAGAAGGTGCTGCGGCGGGCGGGCCGGGCGTACCGGAAGGTGTACGTCCACCCGGCCCACCACGCCGGCTACTACCCCGGCGCCGAGGGGATGACCCTGAAACTCCTGTTCGACCCGGCCGGCGGTAAGCTGCTCGGCGCCCAGGCGGTCGGCGGGGCGGGGGTGGACAAGCGGATCGACGTGCTGGCGGTGGCGATCCAGGCCGGGTTGACGGTGTTCGACCTGGAGGAGGCGGAACTGGCCTACGCGCCGCAGTTCGGGTCGGCGAAGGACCCGGTGAACATGGCCGGGTTCGTCGCCGCCGGGCTGCTCCGCGGGGACCACCCGCAGGTGGACGCAGAGGCGGCTCTGGGTGGGTACTTCTTGCTGGACGTGCGGACGCCCGCGGAGTTCGCCGCCGGGCACATCCCCGGCGCGGTGAACGTGCCGGTGGACGAGTTGCGGGGCCGGCTCGCGGAACTCCCGCGGGACCGGCCGGTCGCGGCGTACTGCCAGGTCGGCCAGCGGGGCTATCTGGCCACCCGGGTGCTCCTCCAGGCGGGGTTCCGGGCCGCGAACGTGGGCGGGGGCTTCGCGACGTACCGGCTGCACCACCCGGGGCGCGAGTCGTCGCACTGA
- a CDS encoding rhodanese-like domain-containing protein: MTVPTVTPRQLADLRSADRPVDLIDVRTPVEFREVHVPFARNVPLDRLDPAAVRAGRAAQPKEPLYVICRSGGRGRQACEKLLAAGLVVCNVEGGTQAWADAGLPVVRGKKAVSLEQQVRVAAGLLVLLGAALGWLVHPGFVGLSAFVGAGLVFAGVTGACGMGLLLARMPWNRVTDPAATGGVR; the protein is encoded by the coding sequence ATGACCGTCCCCACCGTCACCCCCCGGCAGCTGGCCGACCTCCGCTCGGCGGACCGGCCGGTCGACCTGATCGACGTGCGGACCCCGGTCGAGTTCCGCGAGGTCCACGTCCCGTTCGCCCGCAACGTCCCGCTCGACCGACTCGACCCGGCGGCGGTTCGGGCCGGCCGCGCCGCGCAGCCTAAGGAGCCGCTGTACGTCATCTGCCGCTCGGGCGGCCGGGGCCGGCAGGCGTGCGAAAAGCTCCTTGCCGCGGGGCTCGTCGTGTGCAACGTCGAGGGCGGAACCCAAGCGTGGGCGGACGCCGGGCTGCCGGTCGTCCGCGGGAAGAAGGCCGTCTCCCTGGAACAGCAGGTCCGCGTCGCGGCGGGACTGCTCGTCCTGCTCGGGGCCGCCCTCGGCTGGCTCGTCCACCCGGGGTTCGTCGGCCTGTCCGCGTTCGTCGGGGCCGGGCTGGTGTTCGCCGGCGTCACCGGCGCCTGCGGGATGGGGCTGCTCCTCGCCCGGATGCCCTGGAACCGCGTGACCGACCCCGCCGCGACCGGCGGCGTCCGCTGA